Proteins co-encoded in one Corynebacterium lujinxingii genomic window:
- the lexA gene encoding transcriptional repressor LexA: MSTLSDRQRRILQVIQDAVVLRGYPPSIREIGDATGLQSTSSVAYQLKELEKKGFLRRDPNKPRAVDLRHLQESTKPKRKAPTKRDAPEEAAPARYVPVVGQIAAGAPILAEENVDTYYPLPGELLGDGDVFMLQVVGESMRDAGILNGDWVVVRSQPVAEEGEFVAALLDGEATVKEFHRDSTGVWLLPHNDAFSPIKGDEAEIMGRVISVFRTL; the protein is encoded by the coding sequence ATGAGCACACTGTCAGATAGGCAGCGCAGGATCCTGCAGGTCATCCAGGATGCCGTTGTGCTGCGTGGTTATCCGCCAAGCATCCGTGAAATTGGCGACGCAACCGGTCTACAGTCCACATCGTCCGTCGCCTATCAGCTCAAGGAACTGGAGAAGAAGGGCTTTTTGCGTCGCGATCCAAACAAACCGCGAGCCGTAGATCTGCGCCACCTTCAGGAGTCCACCAAGCCGAAGCGCAAGGCACCTACCAAACGGGATGCCCCGGAAGAGGCGGCGCCAGCGCGCTATGTCCCGGTTGTTGGCCAAATCGCAGCCGGCGCCCCGATCCTGGCGGAGGAAAACGTAGACACGTACTACCCACTGCCGGGCGAGCTGCTTGGCGACGGCGACGTGTTCATGCTCCAAGTGGTCGGGGAGTCGATGCGCGATGCGGGCATCCTCAACGGCGACTGGGTCGTCGTGCGCTCCCAACCAGTGGCCGAGGAAGGCGAGTTCGTCGCCGCACTGCTCGACGGCGAAGCGACTGTGAAGGAGTTCCACCGCGATTCGACCGGTGTATGGCTACTTCCCCATAACGACGCGTTCTCCCCGATTAAGGGTGACGAGGCAGAGATTATGGGCCGGGTCATCTCCGTTTTCCGCACACTTTAG
- the hrpA gene encoding ATP-dependent RNA helicase HrpA, whose product MTEQTSPSPSPTKPQLYEALDSVPLAEVRRFRRRLKNAKSPEALSAIGADIDTARGVVDKRDALIPEIKYPENLPVSARRDDIMELVRDNQVVVIAGETGSGKTTQIPKMLLEMGRGRRGLIGHTQPRRLAARTVAERIADELGQDIGQSVGYAIRFDDRVSNSTSVKLMTDGILLTEMQRDRFLNAYDTIIIDEAHERSLNIDFLLGYLKRLLPKRPDLKVIVTSATIDPEAFANHFADAGGNPAPIIEVSGRTYPVEIRYRPLVEQVEAKDGSVKEIDTDMIDGVVAACKELMGEGKGDILCFFASERDIRDCMEAIEKQHWRGVEVVPLFGRLSNAEQHRVFSAHSGRRIVLSTNIAETSLTVPGIHYVVDTGLARISRYSTRTKVQRLPIEEVSQASANQRSGRSGRTADGIAIRLYSEENFESRPEFTDPEILRTNLASVILQMISLRLGEITEFPFIQPPDHKAVRDGLMLLNELGAIKHKERDGAPALTGIGRDIARIPVDPKMARMLVEANRLGVLDDVTVIVAAMTIQDVRERPLEYQAQADQSHARFKDKESDFLSSLKLWDYIGDSRDELSGNAFRKRMKREFLHYMRIREWFDLVRQLRDVERGLGWSRAENVAGERDANAIHQSLLTGLLSNIGARDGNSKEFQGARGTRFMVFPGSSLSKKPPEFLMAAELVETSRLWARDVAKIEPAWVEHAAGDLLKHSYSEPVWSRKRSAAMVHEKSMLYGVTIVRDRLVPYHRVDPEGARNMFIRHALLEGDWNRHHTFIDHNEALLAEASEVEEKVRRRGLVVDEDTLFDFYDSRLPESVTTARHFDSWWKKQRANDKHYLDFDPAALLDDDGVDASANAFPEAKRQGSVEYALRYKFEPGDPFDGVTVEVPVPLLANLRPDGFDWLVPGLRSELAAEMIRTLPKALRKTVVPAPDFAERALNAMPDDVDPDTTAFTDALSEALRSVGGRGINGTDFNPAALPPHLKVTYAAIDRRGKIVDHDKDLTALKRRQAGKIKSSVSKAGRKSESEAVQKWTADSLGAVPETVKTTIDGNEVDAYPALEATKEGVKVTVHPTKAAADASMATATLTLLLREIPVNAQQMTKGLPLRHKVAVDRYPHGGAEGLVEDARVAVIRDLMVAHGGPVRSPEEFDALLAEIKPQVSGGVRRAVVNLAPALAAYADMSAELEQWDGPAIDDMRSQLRFYLPKHAVTIHGVAHLQHLPRYIDAMRIRLEDMRVDPDRDADRQAVVDGVKQYLAQRMQKLPANRRKTRAYKDIVWLIEELRVSLFAQRLGTPRPVSQRRIEKKVDALR is encoded by the coding sequence ATGACTGAGCAAACTTCCCCTTCCCCTTCCCCGACGAAGCCGCAGCTCTACGAAGCACTCGATTCCGTGCCGCTCGCTGAGGTGCGCCGGTTCCGCAGGCGGCTAAAAAACGCGAAATCGCCGGAGGCGCTTTCCGCGATCGGTGCTGATATCGATACGGCGCGTGGGGTCGTCGACAAGCGTGATGCGCTGATCCCGGAGATTAAGTATCCGGAAAACCTGCCGGTATCTGCCCGCCGCGACGACATTATGGAACTGGTGCGCGACAACCAGGTTGTGGTCATCGCAGGCGAGACCGGTTCCGGCAAGACAACACAGATCCCGAAAATGCTGCTCGAGATGGGCCGCGGCCGACGCGGTCTGATCGGGCACACTCAGCCCCGCAGGTTGGCGGCGCGTACGGTGGCCGAGCGCATCGCCGACGAGTTGGGCCAGGACATCGGGCAGTCTGTCGGCTACGCCATTCGTTTCGACGACCGGGTCTCCAACTCCACCTCCGTGAAACTGATGACTGACGGCATTTTGCTCACCGAGATGCAGCGCGACCGCTTCCTTAACGCCTACGACACGATCATCATCGACGAGGCTCACGAGCGCTCACTCAACATCGACTTTCTGCTCGGCTACCTCAAGCGGCTGCTACCGAAGCGTCCCGACCTGAAAGTCATCGTCACCTCCGCAACCATCGACCCGGAGGCATTTGCGAACCATTTCGCCGACGCCGGCGGTAACCCGGCCCCAATTATCGAGGTATCAGGCCGCACGTATCCGGTGGAGATTCGCTACCGCCCGCTTGTCGAGCAGGTGGAAGCGAAAGACGGCTCGGTCAAGGAGATCGACACCGACATGATCGACGGTGTCGTCGCCGCTTGCAAAGAGCTCATGGGCGAAGGCAAAGGCGACATTTTGTGTTTCTTCGCCTCGGAGCGTGACATCCGCGATTGCATGGAGGCGATCGAGAAGCAGCATTGGCGCGGTGTTGAGGTCGTGCCGCTGTTCGGCCGTTTGTCCAACGCCGAGCAGCACCGCGTGTTCTCCGCGCACTCCGGCAGGCGCATCGTACTGTCCACCAACATTGCCGAGACATCGCTGACTGTCCCGGGCATCCACTACGTGGTGGACACCGGATTGGCACGTATCTCGCGCTACTCCACCCGCACCAAGGTGCAACGTCTGCCGATCGAGGAGGTCTCGCAGGCCTCGGCAAATCAGCGCTCAGGCCGCTCGGGACGAACCGCTGACGGCATCGCCATCCGTCTGTATTCAGAGGAGAACTTCGAATCCCGTCCGGAGTTCACGGATCCTGAGATCCTGCGCACCAACCTCGCCAGCGTGATCCTGCAAATGATCTCGCTGCGGCTGGGCGAGATCACCGAGTTCCCGTTCATCCAGCCGCCGGACCACAAGGCCGTGCGCGACGGGTTGATGCTGCTCAACGAGCTGGGGGCAATCAAGCACAAGGAACGCGACGGAGCGCCCGCGCTGACCGGCATCGGCCGCGACATCGCGCGCATCCCCGTTGACCCGAAGATGGCGCGCATGCTGGTTGAGGCAAACCGGCTGGGCGTGCTTGACGACGTCACCGTCATTGTCGCCGCGATGACTATCCAGGACGTGCGCGAGCGGCCTTTGGAGTATCAGGCCCAAGCGGACCAGTCGCACGCCCGGTTCAAGGACAAAGAATCTGACTTTTTGTCTTCACTGAAACTCTGGGACTACATCGGCGACTCTCGCGACGAGCTCTCGGGCAACGCGTTCCGCAAACGCATGAAGCGCGAGTTCTTGCACTACATGCGCATCCGCGAGTGGTTCGACCTGGTGCGCCAGCTGCGCGATGTCGAGCGCGGGCTCGGTTGGTCGCGCGCAGAAAATGTCGCAGGCGAGCGCGACGCCAACGCCATCCACCAGTCCCTGCTGACGGGTCTGCTCTCCAACATTGGCGCCCGCGACGGCAACTCCAAGGAGTTCCAGGGCGCGCGCGGGACGCGGTTTATGGTCTTTCCGGGGTCGTCGCTAAGCAAAAAGCCCCCGGAGTTCCTTATGGCCGCCGAACTGGTGGAGACCTCCCGCCTGTGGGCGCGCGACGTGGCCAAAATCGAGCCGGCCTGGGTCGAACACGCCGCAGGTGACCTGCTGAAGCACTCCTACTCGGAGCCGGTCTGGTCGCGGAAGCGCTCCGCGGCAATGGTGCACGAAAAGTCGATGCTCTACGGCGTGACCATCGTGCGCGACCGCCTGGTGCCGTATCACCGTGTCGATCCCGAAGGCGCCCGCAACATGTTCATTCGACACGCACTGTTGGAGGGCGATTGGAACCGCCACCACACTTTTATCGACCACAACGAGGCACTGCTCGCGGAGGCCTCCGAAGTTGAGGAGAAGGTGCGCCGGCGCGGACTCGTCGTCGACGAGGACACGCTGTTCGACTTTTACGACTCGCGCCTGCCGGAATCCGTGACCACCGCCCGCCACTTCGACTCCTGGTGGAAGAAGCAGCGCGCGAACGACAAGCATTACCTGGACTTCGACCCGGCCGCATTGCTTGACGACGACGGCGTCGACGCCTCCGCAAACGCCTTCCCCGAGGCCAAACGCCAGGGCTCGGTCGAGTATGCGCTACGCTACAAGTTCGAACCCGGCGACCCCTTCGACGGCGTGACAGTAGAGGTGCCGGTGCCGCTACTGGCGAACCTGCGCCCCGACGGCTTCGACTGGCTGGTGCCGGGCCTGCGCTCCGAGCTCGCCGCCGAGATGATCCGGACGCTTCCGAAGGCGCTGCGCAAAACCGTGGTGCCTGCGCCTGACTTCGCGGAGCGAGCACTTAATGCGATGCCCGACGACGTCGACCCGGACACAACAGCGTTTACCGATGCACTCTCGGAGGCCCTTCGCAGCGTCGGTGGCCGAGGTATCAACGGCACGGACTTCAACCCGGCGGCGTTGCCGCCACACTTGAAAGTCACCTACGCAGCTATCGACCGCCGCGGCAAAATTGTCGATCACGACAAGGATCTCACCGCGCTGAAGCGTCGCCAGGCAGGCAAGATTAAGTCCTCGGTGTCAAAGGCCGGCCGCAAGTCCGAATCTGAGGCCGTGCAGAAGTGGACCGCCGATTCCCTCGGTGCGGTGCCGGAGACTGTTAAAACCACCATCGACGGCAACGAGGTCGACGCCTACCCGGCCCTGGAGGCAACAAAGGAAGGCGTGAAGGTCACAGTCCACCCGACGAAGGCGGCAGCGGACGCGTCAATGGCCACTGCCACACTGACGCTGCTCCTCCGCGAGATTCCCGTCAATGCGCAGCAGATGACGAAGGGGCTGCCGCTGCGCCACAAGGTGGCAGTGGACCGCTATCCGCACGGCGGCGCCGAGGGGCTGGTGGAGGACGCACGCGTCGCGGTCATCCGCGACCTCATGGTTGCACACGGTGGGCCGGTGCGTTCCCCGGAGGAGTTCGACGCGCTACTGGCCGAGATTAAACCGCAGGTATCCGGCGGTGTGCGACGTGCGGTGGTCAACCTTGCCCCAGCTCTGGCGGCTTATGCGGATATGTCAGCGGAGTTGGAGCAGTGGGACGGCCCGGCGATCGACGATATGCGCTCGCAATTGCGTTTCTATTTGCCGAAGCACGCGGTGACTATCCACGGCGTTGCCCATTTGCAGCACCTGCCGCGCTATATCGATGCGATGCGGATCAGACTCGAGGACATGCGAGTCGATCCGGACCGAGATGCGGACCGTCAAGCCGTGGTTGACGGCGTCAAACAGTATCTTGCGCAGCGGATGCAGAAACTGCCGGCGAACCGCCGGAAAACGCGCGCGTACAAGGACATTGTGTGGCTGATCGAAGAGTTGCGCGTCAGCCTCTTCGCGCAGCGGTTGGGCACTCCCCGCCCGGTCAGCCAGCGCAGGATCGAAAAGAAAGTTGACGCGCTGCGCTAG
- the nrdR gene encoding transcriptional regulator NrdR, with protein MYCPFCHNEQTRVTDSRLVEAGSAIRRRRECTQCGGRFTTVENAVLTVVKRNGVSEPFDRDKLIVGVRRACQGRDVSDDALKRLAQEVEETVRAQGSSQVPANEIGLAVLEPLRALDEVAYLRFASVYKSFESADDFESEIRLMRRRDRDEFR; from the coding sequence ATGTATTGTCCTTTCTGCCACAACGAGCAGACCAGAGTCACTGACTCCCGATTGGTCGAAGCAGGATCCGCGATTCGCAGGCGCCGCGAATGCACACAGTGCGGGGGCAGGTTCACCACTGTGGAAAATGCGGTGTTGACTGTGGTGAAGCGAAACGGTGTGAGTGAACCGTTCGACCGGGACAAGCTCATCGTTGGTGTGCGCCGCGCCTGTCAAGGACGAGACGTCTCCGACGACGCACTCAAACGACTGGCGCAAGAGGTTGAGGAAACCGTCCGCGCTCAAGGAAGCTCCCAGGTGCCCGCGAACGAGATCGGCTTGGCGGTGCTCGAGCCATTGCGCGCTCTTGACGAGGTCGCATACCTGCGCTTTGCTTCCGTGTACAAGTCGTTCGAAAGCGCCGACGATTTCGAATCCGAGATTCGGCTCATGCGCCGGCGCGACCGCGACGAGTTCCGCTAA